TCTGGCGGGAACGCTGTGCGCGGTTCCTGTCCAGCGGCCATATCGCCGTGCTGGTGCGGGTGGCCCCGGAGCGGCGGGAGGAGCTGCTGAGCACCGCCGTGGCCGTCCGCACCGCGGAACCCGACCCGGACGGCCGGCTGCGGCTGGAGGCCACGTTCCAGGACCTGCGCCACGCCGAGTGGGCGCTGTGGCAACTCGGCGCGGACGCGGAGGCCCTGTCCCCGGAGTCGTTACGCACGTCCCTGCGCGACCGCGCCACCGCGATGGCCGCCCGGTACGCGGCCTCCCAGCACCTTGCTCGCTGATCGGCCGACGAGTTCCGGGGGGGCGGCCTGCCGGGTCAGTACCAGCATGACTGCTGAGAACGAGCCGCCGGTGGTCCCCCGTCAGGAGTGGCCGGCCGCGATCGACACCCTGCGCGTCCGGGAGAAGGCGCACCCCCGCGAGGGCTGCATGAAAGCGACCCGACCGCGCACTGGGCACGGATCGCCGCCGGGCACGACGACCTCCACGGGGGACGTATTTCCGGCGCCGGGTAATTCCTTGTCCGAGATTGTGTTCCGGGCTGGTCGAGCACCGACTCCCCGCTCGACCAGGCCGAAAACGACACTCGTGGTTCGGGAATCAGCAGCCCGTGGCGTTGTAACTCCAGAATGCGGCCCTGGTCTGCGGCCCGGCGATACCGTCGGGGGTTCCCGCGTTTTCGCCGACGCTGTTCAAGAACTTCTGCAGCGCCCTGATCGTGTTGGGCCCGACGATCCCGTCCTCGGTACCGGCGTTGTGGCCCCAGGCGTTGAGCATCCGCTGGGCCGCCTTCCAGCTGTTGGTGCCCAGCTGTCCGTCCTCGGCGCCGGCGTTGAAGCCCCAGGCGTTGAGGCAGCTCTGCCAGTTCTTGGCGCGGGCCGTGTCCAGGCCGAGGTTGTTCACCGCGAGGGGGGCGAACTGCCCGCTGCCGGCCGCGGTCCGCGCGGCCTGCTGGGGGGCCGCCACGCTCGCGCTCGCGCCCACGAGACCACCGGCGGCAATGCCGACGACGGCAGTCGCGGCAACCAATGCCCTGGTCAGTGAAGATCGCATCGCTTCCTCTTTCGGTCGACGGTGACAGCTTTGGCGCGGACTGCCCCCACCGGCCGTCCGAGCCGACCCAAGCGTGCCAGGCTCAAGTGCCCGGATCTCGCGAAAATGCCAACTGATGTGCCGCCCAGCCCAATTCAGGCCTCATTCCGAGCATGCTCCACGCGGAATATTCCGCCAAAGCGCGTACGAATTCCGGCCAACGCTCACGGAAACATCGGTTTTCCGGGGCGTCCGTCAGCCATCTGAGCGCAGTTGACGCGTCATCCACGTGTCGGCGGCGGGATGGTGCCCGTCAGCGCCAGGTCACGGAACCACAGGGCGCTGTCCTTCGGTGTGCGGCGCTGCGTCTCGTAGTCGACGTGGACGATGCCGAAGCGCTTGGCGTACCCGTAGCCCCATTCGAAGTTGTCCATCAGCGACCACACGAAGTACCCGCGCAGGTCGACGCCGGCGGCGAGGGCCCGGTGGGCGGCGAGGAGGTGGCGGCGGAGGTAGTCGACACGCTCGGGGTCGTGGACGGCGAGGGTGCCGTCGGGGCGGACGGAGACCTGGTCGTCGAAGGCCGCTCCGTTCTCGGTGATGACCAACGGCTGGTCCGGGAACCGCCGGTGGAGGTCGAGGAGGAGTTCTTCCAGGCCGTCGGGGTCGATGTTCCAGCCCATGGCCGTGTGCGGGCCCGGCTGTTCGAGGAACTCGACCTGGGGCGAGCCGGGCCAGGGGGAGCCGCCCACGTCCTTGTGGCCGTCGTGCCGCTGACGCGCGGTCGTGCCGTCCCACAGCCCGACGGCGGTGGTGGCGTAGTAGTTGACGCCGAGCAGGTCCAGGGGCTGGTGGATCCGGGCCAGGTCGCCGTCCCGGACGAACGCCCAGTCGGTGACGGCGGCGGTGTCCTCGATGAGGTCCTCGGGGTAGCGGCCGCGCAGCAGCGGGTCGGTGAAGGAGCGGTTGGCCAGCGCGTCGATGCGCCGCACGGCCTCCTCCGCGCCGTCGCCCCTGCCCCTGAGGACATGGAAGTTGAGGGTGATGGAGTACTGCGGGTCGTTGGTGGTGACCGCCCTGAGCCGCTCGACCGCCAGTCCGTGGGCGAGGTTGAGGTGGTGCACCGCCGTCAGCGCCGCGGCGCCGTCGGTGCGGCCGGGGGCGTGCGCGCCGGATCCGTAGCCGAGGTAGGCGGAGCACCACGGCTCGTTGAGGGTGGTCCAGACGGCGACGCGGTCGCCGAGGGCCTCGCCGACGACCTGGGCGTAGTCGGCGAAGGCGAAGGCGGTGGCGCGGTTCGTCCAGCCGCCCTCGTCCTCGAGGGCCTGGGGCAGGTCCCAGTGGTAGAGGGTGGCCACGGGGGTGATGCCCCGGTCGAGCAGGCCGTCGACCAGGCGGCCGTAGAAGTCGAGGCCCTTGGGGTTGGCCGGGCCCCGGCCGGTGGGCTGGACGCGCGGCCAGGCGATCGAGAACCGGTACGCCCGCAGGCCCAGCGAGGCCATGAGGTCGAGGTCTTCGTCGAGGCGGTGGTAGTGGTCGGCGGCGACGTCGCCGGTGTCCCCGTTCCAGGTCCGGCCGGGGGTGTGGGAGAACGTGTCCCAGATGGAGGGGCCGCGGCCGTCCTCGTCGGCGGCGCCTTCGATCTGGTAGGCGGCGGTCGCGGAACCGAGGACGAAGTGCGCGGGGAAGGTCATGGGCTCGACGGGTTCCTTCCGGGCTTTCGGCATGCACCGCTTCTCTCTGTGAGTCGTGAGGGGCCGCTTCGGACTTGCCCGGATCCACGGTGATGTTAACGTTAACAAGCTGTCAAGGCCGTGTCCCGACGAACTCGTGGACGCACCGGACCGGCCGTCTGGCGAGATCCGCCCGCTGGGCTCAGGCATCCGCCCGGGGTGCGGCGGTGCTGCGCCGTACGACGAGTTCCGGCGCGAGCTGCTGCCGGAGCGCCCGCTCGCCGCCCAGCATCCGCACCAGCAACTCGATGGCGCTGCTGCCGAGGTGGACGAAGTCCTGCCGGACCGTGGTCAGGGCGGGCACGAGGTATCCGGCGCCCTTCATGTCGTCGAACCCGACGAGTGACACGTCCTGCGGCACCCGCACGCCCCGTTCGGCGAAGGCCGCCAGCACTCCCATCGCCATCTGGTCGTTCCCCGCGAAGACCGCGGTGGGCAGGCCGGCGTCGCCCGCGCAGAGCCGGTGGGCGAGGCGGTATCCGCTCTCGGCGCTGAAGTCGCCTTCCAGCACGGCTCCTTCCGCTCCCGCGGTGGCGAGTTCGGCGCGCCAGCCCTCGACGCGGGCCCGGGCGTCGAAGGTCCGCAGGGCGCCCGTCAGGTGGGCGATGCGCCGGTGCCCGAGGCCGAGCAGGTGACGCACCGCCAGCCGGGCGCCGAGTTCCTGGTCGACCTGGACGGAGCTCAGATCGGGGTGGGGCGCGCTGCCGGACATCACCACCGCGACCGGCACCCCGAAGGCGAGGCCGGACAGCGCCTCCACGGCGTCGGGCCGGTCGGTGACGACCGCGATCGCCTCCACCGACTGGTCGGTGAGCCGCCGCAGGGTCTCCACGAGGTCACCGGTGGTGCTCTCGCCCTGCCGGCTCGCCAGGCTCACCCAGTAACCGGCCTGCTTGGCTGCTGACTCCACGCCCAGCAGGATGCGGGGCAGTTCGAACAGGTCCGACCCGACGACCATCACGCCGATCGTCGAGGAGCGGCGGCTCTTGAGGGCCCTGGCCACGCTGTTGCGGCGGTAGCCCAGCTTGCTGATCGCGGCCTCGACGCGGGCGCGGGTCTCCGGCCGTACCGAGGGGTGGCCGTTGACGACCCGGGAGACGGTGATGTGCGAGACGCCGGCCTCCCGCGCCACGTCCATCATTCCTGGTGGCCGGTTCATCTCACTCGTCCCTCTGCCTCGCCCCCGGCACGCGGCCCCGCCCCTGCGCCGATACTGCCACAGGGCCCGGGGCGCCCACCGCCCAGCCGGTCCGGGGCCCGGGCGCCGCCCTCGGGGCGCGCCCGATGCGTTCCGCCGCACCCTTTAGGGTGGGCGCCGTGGAGCTCCTACACCTGCGTTATTTCGTCGCCGTCGCCCAGGAACTCAACTTCTCCACCGCGGCCCGCAAACTGCACATGGCGGCCTCCCCGCTGAGCCGGCGGATCAAGGACCTCGAGAACGAACTCGGGCACCGGCTGTTCGACCGCGACACCCACCACGTGCGGCTCACCCCGGCCGGCGGTGCGCTGCTGCCGATCGCGCGCGGCGTCCTGGAGCAGGTGGACTCCATCCAGTGGCGGCTGGACGAGACGGCCCGGCCGCGGCGGACCACGGTGCTGCTCGGCATTCCCGGCGGCATCCATCCGGATCTGCGCGAGCGGATCGACGCCCTCGCCGAGCGGGTGCGCGACCGGTTCGAGATCAAGCGCTGGCCGGGCGCCAGCGAGCGTCTGGTGGAAGCGGTGTGCGACGGCAGACTGGCGCTGACCCTGGCCCGGCTCCCGGTCGGCGGCGACCCGGCGCTGGAACAGCTGCCGGTGATGTCGGAGCGGCTCGGCGCGGTCGTCCCCAGGGACCGGTTCGCCGAGCGGGAGTCGGTCGCGCTGGCCGAGCTGACCGACCTCGCCTACGCGGGTTCGCCCGCCGCCGCGACCACCGCGTATTTCCGCGGACTCGACCAGCAGCTGTCCGATCTCGGTATCAAGAAACGCATCAATCTGAGCAGCGTCACTTTCGACGGAGTTTCCGAGATAGTCGCCGGCGGACTGGCCTTCTCTGTTTCCATGCTGGACCCGAGAAGCCCCATGCAGAATTATCGTCTCGAGAATGTGACCGTCCTTCCGTTCTCCGATTTCCAGCCCTGCCTCGAAACCGGGATGCTCTGGCGCAAGGACCGCGCCGACGGCGGTGACCTGGAAGAAGTCACCGCCGCGGCCCGCGAGGTCTTCGCCGAGCCGCTCCAGGTCTGACGTCGGCAGCACCCGACAAAGCGGTATGACCTCTGCGGTCATACCGCTTTTCGCAATATGGTCATTCCGCCTCCGGCTCCCTCTTGCTAACTTAGTTGTCAGATACACACACCTGGCGAAGCGGGAGTGAGAAAGAAAGATGACGGATATGACGAACACCATCGCCAGCCCCCTGGACGGCGTGCGGGTGATCGACCTCTCGACCGTCGTGATGGGCCCCTACGCGGCGCAGATCCTCGGTGATCTGGGCGCCGACGTGATCAAGATCGAGTCGCCCTCCGACACCGTCCGGGTGGGCCACTACCGCACCACGCCGGGCATGACCCCGCTGAACCTCAACGTCAACCGCAACAAGCGCAGCGTCGCCCTCGACCTCAAGGACGACACCGACCGCGAACGGGCGCTGAAGCTGATCGACACCGCGGACGTGCTCATCACCAACATGCGGCCCGGCGCGCTGCACCGCCTGGGCCTGTCCTACGACGACATCGCCGAGCGCAACCCCGGGCTCGTCTACGCGCACGCCCAGGGCTTCCGCGGCGACTCGGACCGGGCCGGCAACGCCGCGTACGACGAGACCGTGCAGGCCGCGTCCGGGCTGGTGGACATCGCCGACCGGGCGCTGGGCGAGCCCGTCTACCTGCCGACCATCATCGGCGACAAGGTCTCCTCCCTGACCATCGCCTACAGCGTGCTCGCCGCCCTGCTGCACCGGGACCGGACCGGCCAGGGCCAGCTCGTCGAGATCCCGATGACGGACACGCTGATCGCGTTCAACCTGGTCGAGCACCTCGCGGGGCACACACACGTGCCCGAGACGGGTCCCACCGGGTTCCCGCTGTCGATGCTCAAGGGCCACAAGGCGGTGCGCACCAAGGACGGCCTGGCCTGCGTCATCCCGTACAACCCGCGCAACTACCGGGACTTCTTCACGGCCGCCGGACGCCCGGACCTCGCCGAGGACCCGCGGGTCACCGCGGACGCCGTCGACAGCGCCGACCACGAGGACCTGGCCGCGCTGGTCGAGGCCTGCGCCCCGGCGCTGACCACCGAGGAGTGGGCGGAGGTGTGCGCCAAGCACAGCATCCCGATGGCCCCGGTGCTGGAACTGGACCGCGCCCACGAGGACCCCTACGTCCGCGACGGGCACCTGCTCGACACCGTCGAGCACCCGACCGAGGGCGCCGTCCGCACCATCGGCATCCCGCTGCGCTTCTCCGCCACGCCCGGCTCGATCCGCCGCCTGGCCCCGGTCGCCGGCCAGGACACCGAGGACGTCCTCGCCGAACTCGACGCCACCGCCCGCTGATCCCCAGGAGGACGACAGTCATGAGCACCCCCACACCTCCCCTCCGCACCGAACGCGTCGGCGCCACCCTGCTGATCACCCTGGACCGTCCCGAGGCCCGCAACGCCGTGAACGCGGCGACCGCCACCGCCCTGGCCGCCGCACTCGACGAGTTGGAGGCCGACCCCACGCTGCGGGCCGGCGTCCTGACCGGCGAGGGCGGGACGTTCAGCGCCGGCATGGATCTCAAGGCCGCGCTGCGCGGCGAGTCGCCCGAGGTCGAGGGCCGCGGCTTCGGCGGCCTGACCGAGGCCCGACCGGACAAGCCCCTCATCGCCGCCGTGGAGGGCTACGCCATGGGCGGCGGCTTCGAACTGGCCCTGGCCTGCGACCTGATCGTCGCGGCCGAGGACGCCCGGTTCGGGCTGCCCGAGGTCAAGCGCGGCCTGATCGCCGCGGGCGGCGGTGTGATCCGGCTGCCCAAGCGGATCCCGCACCACCTGGCCATGGAACTCCTGCTGACCGGCGACCCCGTCGACGGCCGCCGCGCCGGTGAACTGGGCCTGGCCAACCGGGTCACGAGCAAGGGCCAGGCCGTCGCCGAGGCGCTCCGGCTGGCCGAACGGCTCGCGGAGAACGCCCCGCTCGCGCTGGCGGCCGTCAAGCGCGTCGCCCGCGCCGCCGACGGAGCCTCCGACGAGGAGGCCTTCGCCTTCCAGCGCGGCGCGATGAAGACCCTGATGGCCTCGGACGACGTCCGGGAGGGCATGACCGCCTTCGCCGAGCGCCGCCCGGCGCGGTGGACGGGGCGGTGAGGCCGGCATGAGGGCAGAGGACGTACGACAGCACCTCACCACCCCGCTCACCAGCCCGGCGTACGCGCCGACGGTCCCGCGGTTCACCGACCGCGCGTACCTCAACGTCGTCTACCGCACCGACCCCGACGCGCTGCGGGCCGTCGTCCCCGAGCCCCTGCGGATCGACGAGCCGCTGGTCCGGTTCGAGGTCATGAAGATGGGCGACGTCAGCGGCTACGGCCCCTACACCGAGGCCGGCCAGGCGATCCCCGTCCGCTTCGAGGGCGAGCGGGGCGAGTACCTGCACGCGATGTACCTCGACAACTTCCCGGCGACCGCCTCCGGCCGCGAGGTCTCCGCCTACCCGAAGGTCATCGGCTCGCCGTCGCTGTACGTCGACTCCGGCGCGCTCGTCGGCACCCTCGACCACGGCACCCTGCGGGTGGCCACCGCGACCATGGGCTACAAGCACCACGAGCTGGACCGGCGCGAGGCCGAGGCGCAGATCACCGTGCCGACCTTCATGCTCAAGACCGTCCCCGGCTACGACGGACTGCCGCGCGTGCAGGAGCTGGTGCGCACCCGCATCACCGACGTCACCGTCAAGGGGGCCTGGACCGGACCCGCCCGGCTGCAGCTGTTCCAGCACGTGCTGGCGCCGCTGGCCGACCTGCCGGTGCTGGAGGTCGTCTCCGCGAGCCACATCCTCACCGACCTGACGCTGTCGGGCGTCGAGCCGGTCCACGACTACCTGAAGGGAGCCGCCTGATGCCCCGCACCTTCCGTACGGCGGCCGTGATCGGCGCCGGGACCATCGGACTGTCCTGGACGGCGCTGTTCGCCGCGCACGGGCTGACCGTCCGGGTGAGCGACCCGCGCGAGGACCTCGCCGAGTCCGTCGCGGACGCCCTCGACCGGTACGCCCCGCACCTGGCCGCCCGCGGCCTGGACGTGACCGGCCTCGCCGACCGGGTGCACCTCGCGCCCGGTGTCGCCGAAGCGGTCCGGGACGCGGACGTCGTCCAGGAGAACGGCCCCGAACGCGTCGCGTTCAAGCGGGACCTGTTCGCCACCCTCGCCCGCGAGGCACCCGGGCACGCGCTGCTGCTCAGCTCCTCGTCGGCGATCCCGTCCACCGCGTTCGCCGGGGACCTGGCGGCCGAGGACGCCGCCCGCGTCCTCATCGGCCACCCCTTCAACCCGCCCCACGTGGTCCCGCTGGTCGAGGTCGTCCCCGGCGAGCGCACCGGCGAGGACGCCGTCCAGGCCGCCGTCGACTTCTACACCTCCGTCGGCCGCACCCCGGTCGTCGAGCGCAAGGAGATCCCCGGCTTCGTCGGCAACCGCCTGCAGAACGCGCTCAGCCGCGAGGCGGTCCACCTCGTCGAGCAGGGCGTGGTGACCCCCGAGGACCTCGACAAGGTCATGACGAACTCGCTGGGGCTGCGCTGGGCCACGGTCGGGCCGTTCCTCGGCGCGCACCTCGGCGGCGGACCCGGCGGCTACCGGCACCTCGTCGAGCACATCGGCGCCTCGATGCAGCACCTCACGGACGGCCCGGCGCGGGACGCCGACGCGCAGGAACGGCTCATCGCAGCCGTGGAGAAGGCCTACGGCTCCGTCCCGTACGCGGACCTCGCCGAGACGCGCGACCGCAGGCAACTGGCGGTCCTGGACGCCCTGTCCGACGCCGCCGGCACGACCACCCCGAAGGAGGAGAACTGAGATGACCACCCCCACCGTCGCCCCGCTCACCGACGAACTCACCGCGGACTTCTACCACTACGAGTCGCTGCTGTCGGACGAGGAGCGCAAGATCCTCCTCAAGGCCCGTGCCCTCCTGCGCGACCAGGTCAAGCCGCTGGTCAACGACCACTGGGCCAAGGGCGAGTTCCCGAAGGAACTCATCGCCCTCTTCCGCGACAGCGGCCTCGCCGGTCTCCCCTACGAGGGCTACGGCGAGCACCGCCCCGCCGTCAGCAACCTGCTGAGCGGCCTGCTCGCCCTGGAGATGACCCGCACCGACGCCTCCGTGTCGACCTTCTTCGGCGTCCACAACGGCCTGGCGATGTACTCCATCCACTCCGGCGGCGACCAGGAGCAGCGCGACCGCTGGCTGCCGGCGATGGCCGCGATGGACCGGATCGGCGCGTTCGCCATGACCGAGCCCCTCGGCGGCTCCGACGTCGCCGGCGGCATGCGCACCACCGCCCGGCGCGAGGGCGACACCTGGGTGCTGAACGGCGCCAAGAAGTGGATCGGCAACGCGACCTTCGCCGACTACGTCGTGGTGTGGGCGCGGGACGTCGACGACAACCACGTCAAGGGCTTCGTCGTCGAGAAGGGCACGCCCGGCTTCGAACCGGCGAAGATCGAAGGCAAGATCGCCTTCCGGATCGTCGAGAACGCCGAGATCACCCTCACCGACGTCCGGGTGCCGGAGGCGAACCGCCTGCAGAACATCAACTCCTTCCGGGACGTCGCCGAGATCCTGCGCGCCACCCGCGGCGGCGTGGCCTGGCAGGCGCTGGGCGTGATGGTCGGCGCCTACGAACTGGCCCTGGACTACGCCCGGGAGCGCCGCCAGTTCGGCCGCCCGATCGGCGGCTTCCAGCTGGTGCAGGACCTGCTCGTGAAGAGCCTGGGAAACATCACCGCGTCCTGGGGGATGCTGGTGCAGCTCGCCCGGCTCCAGGACGCCGGCATCTTCCGCGACGAGCACTCCGCCCTGGCCAAGGCGTTCGTCACCTCCCGGATGCGGGAGGTCGTGGCCTGGAGCCGGGAGATCTTCGGCGGCAACGGCATCCTCCTGGACCACGACATCGCCCGGTTCTTCGCCGACGCCGAGGCCATCTACTCCTTCGAGGGCACGCGCGAGATGAACACCCTGATCGTCGGCAAGTCGATCACCGGCCAGAGCGCCTTCGTGTGATCCACCGGCTGTCCTCCGGAACAACCCCAGGCCCCCGGGCCTGGGGTTCCCTCATGTCCGCGGGAGGATGCCGGACGCCGGGCGGCTAGAGGAGCGGCGGCCCCGCCTCGACGCGGCGCAGCACCGGTGCCAGGCGGTCCAGGTCGGGGCCGGTCTGGACCTGCCGCTCGTCCCACCAGGTGGCGCCGGCGTCGCGCAGCGGACCGATCACGTCCTTCGCCCTGGCCGCGTCCGTGGGCGTGGCACCGCCGAGCACGAACTCGAAGGGCCGCTCGGCCCCGGCCGTGCGGTGCTCGCGCACATAGGCGACCAGGTCCCGTACCTCGGCCGGGTCGGGGGCGTGCCCGTGCCGGGCCGTCTCGAACAGGGGCACCGCGCCGTCCCAGCGCGCCGCCCGCCGCATGGGCGGGCGCCGCGGCCAGAACCCGCCGATCCACACCGGCGGACCGGGCCGCTGCACCGTCGCGGGCAGCAGCGTCACGTCCCGGACCTCGTAGTGACGGCCGTGGTGGCGCACGGATTCGCCGGACCAGAAGCGCCTCAGCAGTTCCAGCCCCTCGTCCAGTCGCTCGGCCAGGACGCGGGGCCCGGCGGTGTCGCCGAAGCTGCGGTACTCGTCCTCGACGGGGCCGCCGAGACCCGCCGCGAAGATCACCCGGCCGCCGC
This genomic stretch from Streptomyces sp. Go-475 harbors:
- a CDS encoding LacI family DNA-binding transcriptional regulator, with protein sequence MNRPPGMMDVAREAGVSHITVSRVVNGHPSVRPETRARVEAAISKLGYRRNSVARALKSRRSSTIGVMVVGSDLFELPRILLGVESAAKQAGYWVSLASRQGESTTGDLVETLRRLTDQSVEAIAVVTDRPDAVEALSGLAFGVPVAVVMSGSAPHPDLSSVQVDQELGARLAVRHLLGLGHRRIAHLTGALRTFDARARVEGWRAELATAGAEGAVLEGDFSAESGYRLAHRLCAGDAGLPTAVFAGNDQMAMGVLAAFAERGVRVPQDVSLVGFDDMKGAGYLVPALTTVRQDFVHLGSSAIELLVRMLGGERALRQQLAPELVVRRSTAAPRADA
- a CDS encoding crotonase/enoyl-CoA hydratase family protein, whose product is MSTPTPPLRTERVGATLLITLDRPEARNAVNAATATALAAALDELEADPTLRAGVLTGEGGTFSAGMDLKAALRGESPEVEGRGFGGLTEARPDKPLIAAVEGYAMGGGFELALACDLIVAAEDARFGLPEVKRGLIAAGGGVIRLPKRIPHHLAMELLLTGDPVDGRRAGELGLANRVTSKGQAVAEALRLAERLAENAPLALAAVKRVARAADGASDEEAFAFQRGAMKTLMASDDVREGMTAFAERRPARWTGR
- a CDS encoding CoA transferase — its product is MTDMTNTIASPLDGVRVIDLSTVVMGPYAAQILGDLGADVIKIESPSDTVRVGHYRTTPGMTPLNLNVNRNKRSVALDLKDDTDRERALKLIDTADVLITNMRPGALHRLGLSYDDIAERNPGLVYAHAQGFRGDSDRAGNAAYDETVQAASGLVDIADRALGEPVYLPTIIGDKVSSLTIAYSVLAALLHRDRTGQGQLVEIPMTDTLIAFNLVEHLAGHTHVPETGPTGFPLSMLKGHKAVRTKDGLACVIPYNPRNYRDFFTAAGRPDLAEDPRVTADAVDSADHEDLAALVEACAPALTTEEWAEVCAKHSIPMAPVLELDRAHEDPYVRDGHLLDTVEHPTEGAVRTIGIPLRFSATPGSIRRLAPVAGQDTEDVLAELDATAR
- a CDS encoding GH1 family beta-glucosidase; its protein translation is MPKARKEPVEPMTFPAHFVLGSATAAYQIEGAADEDGRGPSIWDTFSHTPGRTWNGDTGDVAADHYHRLDEDLDLMASLGLRAYRFSIAWPRVQPTGRGPANPKGLDFYGRLVDGLLDRGITPVATLYHWDLPQALEDEGGWTNRATAFAFADYAQVVGEALGDRVAVWTTLNEPWCSAYLGYGSGAHAPGRTDGAAALTAVHHLNLAHGLAVERLRAVTTNDPQYSITLNFHVLRGRGDGAEEAVRRIDALANRSFTDPLLRGRYPEDLIEDTAAVTDWAFVRDGDLARIHQPLDLLGVNYYATTAVGLWDGTTARQRHDGHKDVGGSPWPGSPQVEFLEQPGPHTAMGWNIDPDGLEELLLDLHRRFPDQPLVITENGAAFDDQVSVRPDGTLAVHDPERVDYLRRHLLAAHRALAAGVDLRGYFVWSLMDNFEWGYGYAKRFGIVHVDYETQRRTPKDSALWFRDLALTGTIPPPTRG
- a CDS encoding acyl-CoA dehydrogenase family protein, yielding MTTPTVAPLTDELTADFYHYESLLSDEERKILLKARALLRDQVKPLVNDHWAKGEFPKELIALFRDSGLAGLPYEGYGEHRPAVSNLLSGLLALEMTRTDASVSTFFGVHNGLAMYSIHSGGDQEQRDRWLPAMAAMDRIGAFAMTEPLGGSDVAGGMRTTARREGDTWVLNGAKKWIGNATFADYVVVWARDVDDNHVKGFVVEKGTPGFEPAKIEGKIAFRIVENAEITLTDVRVPEANRLQNINSFRDVAEILRATRGGVAWQALGVMVGAYELALDYARERRQFGRPIGGFQLVQDLLVKSLGNITASWGMLVQLARLQDAGIFRDEHSALAKAFVTSRMREVVAWSREIFGGNGILLDHDIARFFADAEAIYSFEGTREMNTLIVGKSITGQSAFV
- a CDS encoding 3-hydroxyacyl-CoA dehydrogenase NAD-binding domain-containing protein, which gives rise to MPRTFRTAAVIGAGTIGLSWTALFAAHGLTVRVSDPREDLAESVADALDRYAPHLAARGLDVTGLADRVHLAPGVAEAVRDADVVQENGPERVAFKRDLFATLAREAPGHALLLSSSSAIPSTAFAGDLAAEDAARVLIGHPFNPPHVVPLVEVVPGERTGEDAVQAAVDFYTSVGRTPVVERKEIPGFVGNRLQNALSREAVHLVEQGVVTPEDLDKVMTNSLGLRWATVGPFLGAHLGGGPGGYRHLVEHIGASMQHLTDGPARDADAQERLIAAVEKAYGSVPYADLAETRDRRQLAVLDALSDAAGTTTPKEEN
- a CDS encoding peptidoglycan-binding protein, translated to MRSSLTRALVAATAVVGIAAGGLVGASASVAAPQQAARTAAGSGQFAPLAVNNLGLDTARAKNWQSCLNAWGFNAGAEDGQLGTNSWKAAQRMLNAWGHNAGTEDGIVGPNTIRALQKFLNSVGENAGTPDGIAGPQTRAAFWSYNATGC
- a CDS encoding acetoacetate decarboxylase; its protein translation is MRAEDVRQHLTTPLTSPAYAPTVPRFTDRAYLNVVYRTDPDALRAVVPEPLRIDEPLVRFEVMKMGDVSGYGPYTEAGQAIPVRFEGERGEYLHAMYLDNFPATASGREVSAYPKVIGSPSLYVDSGALVGTLDHGTLRVATATMGYKHHELDRREAEAQITVPTFMLKTVPGYDGLPRVQELVRTRITDVTVKGAWTGPARLQLFQHVLAPLADLPVLEVVSASHILTDLTLSGVEPVHDYLKGAA
- a CDS encoding LLM class flavin-dependent oxidoreductase, which produces MRFSVNIPNFGDFADPRTVATVAAAAEQAGWDGLFVWDHVLHRQHQGRPFADPWMLLTAAALATSRIRLGTLLTPVPRYRPQQLARQVATLDRLSGGRVIFAAGLGGPVEDEYRSFGDTAGPRVLAERLDEGLELLRRFWSGESVRHHGRHYEVRDVTLLPATVQRPGPPVWIGGFWPRRPPMRRAARWDGAVPLFETARHGHAPDPAEVRDLVAYVREHRTAGAERPFEFVLGGATPTDAARAKDVIGPLRDAGATWWDERQVQTGPDLDRLAPVLRRVEAGPPLL
- a CDS encoding LysR family transcriptional regulator, which codes for MELLHLRYFVAVAQELNFSTAARKLHMAASPLSRRIKDLENELGHRLFDRDTHHVRLTPAGGALLPIARGVLEQVDSIQWRLDETARPRRTTVLLGIPGGIHPDLRERIDALAERVRDRFEIKRWPGASERLVEAVCDGRLALTLARLPVGGDPALEQLPVMSERLGAVVPRDRFAERESVALAELTDLAYAGSPAAATTAYFRGLDQQLSDLGIKKRINLSSVTFDGVSEIVAGGLAFSVSMLDPRSPMQNYRLENVTVLPFSDFQPCLETGMLWRKDRADGGDLEEVTAAAREVFAEPLQV